One part of the Methylobacterium terrae genome encodes these proteins:
- the cobT gene encoding nicotinate-nucleotide--dimethylbenzimidazole phosphoribosyltransferase — protein MAEIPTDAAPFDDIRRLIATMPGPDESAAAEVSARDSVLTKPAGSLGRLEFLAAWMAAWQGKAPPTLDRPLVCVFAGSHGVAAKGVSAYPSAVNRQMLDNFAAGGAAINQICAAYGLGFKVFDLALDMPTGDITTEPAMTQKACVATMAFGMEAVAAGTDGLAVGEMGIGNTTVAAAIYAALYGGEPGRWVGRGTGVDEAGYARKVAAVEAALARHQGHLDDPLAVMARLGGREIAAMAGAILAARLQRVPVVIDGYVSTAAAALLHAVDPRALDHCLAGHVSAEGDHAAVLERLGLRPLLDLGLRLGEGSGAALALGIVKAAVACHREMATFDQAGVSGPVA, from the coding sequence ATGGCCGAGATCCCCACCGACGCAGCCCCGTTCGACGACATCCGCCGCCTGATCGCCACCATGCCGGGGCCGGACGAGTCCGCCGCCGCCGAGGTCTCGGCCCGGGACTCGGTGCTGACCAAGCCCGCCGGCAGCCTCGGGCGGCTCGAATTCCTCGCCGCCTGGATGGCGGCCTGGCAGGGCAAGGCGCCGCCGACCCTCGACCGGCCGCTGGTCTGCGTCTTCGCCGGCAGCCACGGCGTGGCGGCGAAGGGCGTCTCGGCCTATCCCTCGGCGGTCAACCGCCAGATGCTCGACAATTTCGCCGCCGGGGGGGCGGCGATCAACCAGATCTGCGCCGCCTACGGCCTCGGCTTCAAGGTGTTCGACCTCGCCCTTGACATGCCGACCGGCGACATCACGACCGAGCCGGCGATGACCCAGAAGGCCTGCGTCGCCACCATGGCGTTCGGCATGGAGGCGGTGGCGGCGGGCACCGACGGGCTCGCGGTCGGCGAGATGGGCATCGGCAACACCACGGTGGCGGCGGCGATCTACGCCGCGCTCTACGGCGGCGAGCCGGGACGGTGGGTCGGCCGCGGCACCGGCGTCGACGAGGCCGGCTACGCCCGCAAGGTCGCGGCGGTGGAGGCGGCGCTCGCCCGCCACCAGGGCCACCTCGACGATCCGCTGGCGGTGATGGCGCGCCTCGGGGGGCGCGAGATCGCCGCGATGGCGGGCGCGATCCTGGCGGCGCGGCTGCAGCGGGTGCCGGTGGTGATCGACGGCTACGTCTCGACCGCGGCGGCGGCGCTCCTCCACGCCGTCGATCCGCGCGCCCTCGACCACTGCCTCGCCGGCCACGTCTCGGCGGAGGGCGACCACGCCGCGGTGCTGGAGCGCCTCGGCCTGCGCCCGCTCCTCGACCTCGGCCTGCGCCTCGGCGAGGGCAGCGGCGCGGCACTCGCGCTCGGCATCGTCAAGGCGGCGGTGGCCTGCCACCGCGAGATGGCGACCTTCGATCAGGCGGGGGTGTCGGGGCCGGTGGCC